The Nothobranchius furzeri strain GRZ-AD chromosome 17, NfurGRZ-RIMD1, whole genome shotgun sequence nucleotide sequence ACATTTTCCTTTCAGTTCCCCTTTTTTGATTGGTTTCTCATGTAAACGTACACAGTAAAGCGTCTACGCCCCTCACTGCCAACCCCATGTTCTCCTCACTAACTATGGCACtttgaaaatgaacaaaatattttttgtgttttattgaaATGTATCATTGTGTGAAAGAGGCTCTGAAGCCTAAGTACCTTTTTAGGTTTTGGACATTTTTTATTTGCTCTTTTTGGGACGCAAAAACACTTTAAAAAATAAGTTAACATTTTTTATCTCAAAACTGCTCAAATTGCACACACATAATGCATCAAGAAAGTTTACAAAGCATTGGTAGAGCAAACATCTTTTCACTGTTTCATTGTCTCTCGCACACACACGCTCATGATCGCACACGTTTTCTTAcaaaagggaggaggaggaggacgtcGTGTGTGTGAAATGTCCCATATCAGCTGCATTAAAAGTACGGCACAATTTATCCTAATGACTAATGTGTGCACTGTGATGTCATCCTGTGTTGATGGAGTAGAAGAAGGCGCATGAACAGACTACTCCATAACATTCAGAACAGATTACCCTCCCAGCATCACCCCCACACCCCTTATGAACAGCAGGCAAAGGGTGTCCAATCTGGTTCAGTAAGGCCAGCTCAGAAAAGGGTCGTTCACTGACAAATCACACATTCAGAGGGTGACAAAACAGTTGATCCGATTGAATCAGTTCTGTATAAATtagagcattttatttaaaaaaagaaaagtttcAGTTTGTGAAAAGTTTGATCTGAATGAAGTGACGTGGGATTTCTCCTAAACTCGCCCTTTCAAACACCACTCCCACTAAACTCACATAATCATGAGAAAGAAACACAAATGAGCCCCGAATGTTTCATTGCAATGAAACGTCATGCAAATAGAACAGAACAACAACAGGCTAATAATAGTAATAGAATAGTAGTCATAATAAGAACAATAATAGTAAATagtaataaaattaaaaaataatcttACAATGCAAACATGACAGTAGTAAATGCCTCCAGTTCTTATTGCTACAGTTTCTTACTTACAGTATTAGTTGCCAGCACACCCCCATCCCCCCTCACAACCCAGTTCTGCACCTTTTGATTCACAGTCTGAGGGAAAACAAAAATATCACATACAAATATTTCATAATCAGAGATAAAACTCACTGTCCCAGGTGACGAGTGGACTTTCAGTCCAGAGAGCAGGAAACTTAGCTGTAAACCCCAAACATTCATGTTTTCCTTTTACTGTGTAACAATGCACTTCTCTACAGAGATGTGGACAGTGAATTCATGCtctacacgcacacactcacacacttgcacacatttCTATCAAAGCCTTGCCTGGGCAGATTCCTTTGCTGGCATGCATAGGCAGCATTTGCCATTTTTAAAACCTAAAAAGTTCTTtattaattcatattttgtttagTAAAATTTCAAAAATATTAAACCCTCTTTTTAATGAAAATTGAGAAGAGCTGCTCCCTGAGAGATGCTGAGTAGTGCATCAAGTCTTTGTGTGAGAGTGATTGTCTAAGAGTCACCGGCCTCTGACGTGTTGTCAGGTCAGGGGTCAAAGGAGACTTTAGAGGAGCCGGTAAATGGCTCTGTGCTACAGCATGGACTGGATGGATGCTACACAAACTGCCCCGTGATTTGTAAGCTGGTTATAACTGAAAAAAGTGCATTAACTTTGTTAATGTTCTCAGTGTTTTTAGTGTCAATGGGTGAATTTTTGTCTGTAGATTTGGCCACTGTGTAAAAACAGAAGACATCCACACAATAAACCTGGAGATGTTTCCATTTTTCTATGCTAAATAAAAGTACCAGAgtctgaaatttaaaaaaaataaattttcaacacaaattgaaaaaaaaaaacagacaataaAAGAGCCACCAGCTAATTAACTTTTTGCATCTTTTAAACAGAGGTTTCTTATTGCTTCTCACAAAAACATCCTCGGCGATTTTCAAAAGGGTTCTTTACAAGAAAAAACCAACCATTTGCTTTGATGGAATAAACATACATTATAACCCAGACAGACTTTTTACACAGTGCCCAAccacaagacaaaaaaaaaacaaacaaaaaaaacaagtgCTAAACAAAAATATAGAAGGACAGagtgtaaaagtgattgtctaaATCAGCTTTCTGTATCATTTCTATGATTAGGTCTTCACATTTTCATTTAGTGCTGTTATGTCCTGATCAGGCTGTGGCATTGTCAGTGATCAGGTGCATAATTTAGTGCATCCTTAAAACTTCTACCCTGTTTTGAGCTGAGAGAAGGGGACAtggagtgggaaggggggaagtaAAGCTATTGCTCGCTAAAGCGTCCCACACATTTACAGCCCGGAGTGTCGGACACCCGTAGACTAAAGTATGCAGACAGGACAGCAATGGCATTCTGCACGAATGCAGATTAGAAAGatctgaatttaattattttgccCTAATGCAGGGGTATTCAAGGGctattatccagcatgtttttgtggtttctctgctccaacacactagattaagtggttgaatcacctgtgcagcagctcatcaggctctgcagaagcctcttgattacctgctgattgaaatcagatgagttaaaactaaaacatggtggaaactggcccttcaggcctgGACGTGAATATCCCTACCCTAATGGATTATTCATACATGTTTGCTAACCACTTTTCtgccaaaatgaaaaaaaaaaaatcatgaatcattagaGATCAAAACAAAGTGAGGGGACTTTCGGGTGAGGTGTGGGGTTCATCATGAGGTCCTGGTTTCCTCCTCCTCGCTGATTGTTCAAAAGCATTTCGGGTATTACTGGACAGAATTATTGCAacgtgaaataaatgattgatagGAAGGCAAATATGCCAGGTTATTTTCTCTTTTGCAAACTagaatatttatgtatatatcttCAGCTTGAAAAGTAGTAGCATTTTTTTAAATCCTTCATAGGTTCTCTTTACAATTCTATAATTTTTGATCAGAAGGATGAAACACCTTCAATACATATGAACAAAATCCAGACAAGGCTTCTGTATTTCAGCAACCCCAAATCGGCACCCATCTCGGCACCCATCTCTTGCCTAGTTTTCTTTTACAAGATGCAACTTTACAAAATCTGTACACAAGAAACTATCAAATAAAATAGGAACACATAGACAAGGTATAGCCCGCTGCAGCAGACGGCTTTATATTTAAATTAGGACTAACTTATTTTAACCGAACAAGAAATAATACTGGAATCCGTTCTCCACTAGAATATCTACAATAACTTCTATAAAGCCACACGTCCATCACCCGTCCAGCTTCTTCATTGTCACGTTGTTTTCATGTGGAAAAAAGGGAACAAAatcttttttttcccctcagTGTTGAATCAAATGAACTTTCCCACCAATAAAAAAGATTTAACAGCTTAAAATtgttagtttttttaagagtctgtACATTTCTGGTCAGTCAGTTCAGGAGACATGTGGAAGCCCCTCTAAGGTGGTGGTGGGCGTGAGCGGGAGGTTGGGGGGGCACGCTCCATTTATATATACATTCTTCAGACTGTATCGGTGAACAGGATGGGATAAGTGCAGGACATTCCTAGTGTTGTTGGCAGTAATGTTAAGTCTCTAGTAGATGAATCCTCACCCACCAGTCTGAAATGAGCCTGAGGGAGCTCAGAAATAAGTGGTTGCTACGGTGACACAGGCGACATGGCCGCTGTCGTCTGGTCAGAAGAAGCAATTGCCATTTGTTTGTCCTCCTCTGTTGTTGTTGGTTCCATTTGGACTACAGGCAGTCATTTGGGCATGGCCATTGCAGAGTTTGGGTCGGGGTTAAAGAGTTCTTTGTAGAGCGGAGGGAAGAGGACGTTGACGGTTTCAGGGTGGAGCTGCTGGAAGGCTTGAAGCTCCTCAGTATGGAGTGTGCACAGGGCCGACAACGTTGGGATTCGGCTGATCAGCtgccagaacagaagaagaaatgGTCAAGGCCAGAGAAGTTACACCAGCAAGGCATATATTTCACTGTTTTCACATCTGTTCTCACTTTGGTTGATTTTAGGCAGCCTACCTTAGCCAGTACATCTTCATCCATGTGATTCTTCTGCATAATGTGCTGCAGAGCAAAGTAGATCTTCTCCTGGAGCTTTTGGACTTTCCGAGGCTCCATGAGCCAGGGTCGATCTGAGGAGAGACGAGTGTTGACCCTTTTAGCGCTGATAGCTCATAGTGCAGAACTTGAAAATCTTTTGTTTGGTTTTCAAAGCAACataaaaaacaaatgtaaaactataaaaaaataaatgacatGAATCATTACTGATGAATTTTAAAAAAGCGATGCTCATAGACACGGACCTGTGGAAATTAATACCGCTGCCGAGAACAGTGCAATCTCCTCCTCCGTCAGCTGCAGTGAACACAAACTCTTGGCAAAGTCAAACACTGCATTCACTAAGTCATCACAACCTTTAAAACATGAAAAGCAGAAAAAAGAAACTTTAATTAACAAGCTTGGGTTAAAAAGGGCTAATACCATCTAggtaaaaacatatttaaaattggTGCATTTCAGTGCCTTACCCAGAGCTTTGAACATCTGCATGCCTCCGTACTTTCCCTCAAACAGCACAGTGTTGTTGAGAGGGTTGAACGCCCTGCACATCCGCACCAGGACTACCTCCAAACAACCTGAAAGAACCATTACGACATCTCAAAGTGTGTTCTCAGCTAGGCTGGCGTTCCAAAAACATGGAAGCGCTTGTGATGGTGACTGGTTCAACGCCTCACCTGATTTGAGGAGGAGGATCTGATCGTTCTGGCACAGTTCCATAAACCCTGAGATGCGCTTGGCGAACTCGACCACATACTGGATGGCATGGGTGATCTGGATGGCACACTGCTGCCACAGCACATCCCGGGGCTGCAGCCAAACAGACCAAGATCGGGAAGAAGGTTAGTACATATCAGCCATTAAGCTGTAATTTAAGTGATGTTTAAAATTAGGAATATTTGATGATTCAATTTTATAATAAAATCAAAAAGATCGGATGAGAAAAAGTGGCTTGTAAAAATAATGTCACCTTCCCTGTATGAGGACGATGATGTAACCTGAAGCCTCACCTTGCTCTGGTACATCTTCACCTCCTCATACGAATGTGTCTGCCAGgctagctgctgtagctcctctgTTGTGTACTGACATGTTTCCAAGTGTGACTTGATGATATTCTGAGCAATACGGTCTGGAAGGCAGAAATACtcatttattcttttattttttgGACACCATGAGATGCTGCAGTG carries:
- the rorb gene encoding nuclear receptor ROR-beta, with translation MRAQIEVIPCKICGDKSSGIHYGVITCEGCKGFFRRSQQNNASYSCPRQRNCLIDRTNRNRCQHCRLQKCLALGMSRDAVKFGRMSKKQRDSLYAEVQKHQARLQEQRQQQTGEAEALARVYSSSLTNGLSTLNHEIGGTYANGHIIELPKGGHGNGGGVPGGYYGMDSTQPSPDQSGLDMSGMKHIKQEPVYDLTPVPNLFSYGGYQDSQFGPSNVSMGELDRIAQNIIKSHLETCQYTTEELQQLAWQTHSYEEVKMYQSKPRDVLWQQCAIQITHAIQYVVEFAKRISGFMELCQNDQILLLKSGCLEVVLVRMCRAFNPLNNTVLFEGKYGGMQMFKALGCDDLVNAVFDFAKSLCSLQLTEEEIALFSAAVLISTDRPWLMEPRKVQKLQEKIYFALQHIMQKNHMDEDVLAKLISRIPTLSALCTLHTEELQAFQQLHPETVNVLFPPLYKELFNPDPNSAMAMPK